A stretch of DNA from Globicephala melas chromosome 19, mGloMel1.2, whole genome shotgun sequence:
CTCTGCCTGAGCCCTTGTCCTGACTCTCCAGGGTCATGCTGTGTGATCTGGGCAAGTCCTCCCCCATCTCTGGACCTCAGCCTCACCATTTGCACCATGAAGGGGATTAGGGTAGATGTGAGCTGAAGGGACGTTCTCAGGTTACCTGGGAAGTTCTTCAAAGTGTCCACCTGGTTCAGCAGGGCTGGGACTAGGCACCGAGCTTTTCCGACAAGCtcctaggtgatgctgatggTGTGGGTCCACAGACCTCAACTTGAGTAACAAGGTTCTAAGGCTCCTTCCTGTTCAGCGTGTCTGGTCCCATCTAGAGCTTAGGGCATTGTTGATGCTCGGTCATTCTGAATCCCTCTCCCTTGAGCTGACCAAAGCAGAGTGTAGACTTTGGGCACTCAGCGGCTTCTCAGAGGCCCCAAGAGTGGGGACTTTGAGGGCCCAGAATCCTCTGGACACCAACCTTCCACGTGATAACAGAAAAGCTGGGTCAGAGGTTTGGGCCAAGGGAGAGCAGCCTGTGACTCCTCTGAGCACCCTTCTCCCCCAGGCCCCTACGGTGCCAACGTGGAGGACAGCATCTGCTGCCGGGACTACATCCGTCACCCCCTGCCCCTGCGTCTGGTGAAATATTACTACTGGACTTCGGAGTCCTGCCGGAGGCCTGGCGTGGTGTGAGTAGGAAGCCGGGGAGACAAGACCTTGGAGAGCTTGacgggtggggcctgggaggctGCAGGTGCACTCAGGGATGGAGGAATGCAGCCAGATGTCAGCTGGGAGCACTTGGCCGAACTAGACGGCTCAGCTGAGGCTTGGGTGGACCAAGAAAAATATCACGTtatcattcaacagatattctcAGGCAcctcttatgtgccaggcagcGTGCCAGGTTCTGAGGATGCAGAGGGTGCCGCTCCACCCCGGCAAGGCACATAGGTAGTGCAGAGCTGCCATAGAGCATAGGGTTCAGGGTACGGGCAGTATGCCTGGTTCCGCTGAGTCAGCAAAGATGCTCCCATCAGAagcatcttggatcccagtgcccTGGGAGTCAGTTACTTGAGGCAGCCTATTCTTACCAGGAGCATATTAAGAGCTGACACTAAGTGCTTCCtcagggccaggcactgttctgagcatgactgtttaattctcacaatgatCCTATAAGGAGGTgctattctttccattttacagatggagaaacaggcttggggcggggtgaggggagaagtgacttgctcaaggttgcCCAGGCTGGAACCAGGACTCCTGGGTCCTCGTTTAGGGCTTTCTCCTAAGGTTCTCATTCTCCTTtgcttctttgcttccttttcctcGGCCTGGAGcctgcccccgcccctgcccctccccctgcccctgcccctggctgGGTGACGGGACCTGTCCTTTCTGGGGCAGCCCCTCTGGCTGCTGCCTGCCAAACCACAGAGTGGGGGGTGTTTGAGCTTGGGGATTTATGACCCCCTTTGGGGCCCTGTCATCTTCTTATCTGAATCCTTCTCACTCATCTTCTGTTCCTCAGAGGGGTCTGTGGGTAAAGTACAAGAAGGCTGAAACAGGAAGGCCTGCCACGGTTCTGGTCACTTCAatactgggcctcagtttcccaatcagTATAGCGGGAGTGatcactttcatttatttttttaatcaaacatgTAGAGAGTGCTTGTTAAGTGCTAGGCACTGTTATAGACGCTTTAtaaacattaactcatttaatccttcaagCAACCCTATGTAGTAGGTACTGTTACAGTCCCAGGTACTGTTAcagtccccctttttttttttttttgcggtacgcgggcctctcactgttgtggcctctcccattgcggagcacaggctccggatgcgcaggctcagcggccatggctcacgggcccagccgctccgcggcatgtgggatcttcccggaccggggcacgaacccgcgtccccttcatcggcaggcggactctcaaccactgcgccaccagggaagcccctacagtcCCCTTTTTACAGGTGCATAAATGTGCACAGCGAGTTACGGGGCCCCTCAAGCATCACAGGGCAGAATAATAGTAAGTGGGAGGTGTACTGCTCAACGCCTGACATATAACAGATACTCAGTGAGAGACGGTACACATGTGATTATTGGATCTCGAGCCAGAAGGGATTCTAGAAAGAATGTGGCTCAATGAATGAGAAGATCAAAGCTCAGAGAGGGTCTGAGCCTTGTCCAGTGTCACAAAGCAGCCAGGGCAGGCTGTCCACGTGGCCAAGATCAACACTGCTTTGCtgccttctttgttctttctgtttattGGTCATCtgggggtgcgtgtgtgtgtgtgtgtgtgtgtgtgcacgcagaTCAGGGGTGTTTGTTGCAGCTCTGGCAAAAGTGGAAGCCTTAGCCCACTACTGCCATGTGGTCTTGGGCTATTGTTCACCTCTCCTCTCTGTGCTCAGGTCTCTCAGAGGGGCCTGGGTGGGGATGCTCGTTCACAGCGAGCACGATGAGTCAGGTCTTACCAGCTCTGGCACTTAGACAAGTTGCTTTACCCCATTGGGCCTCGCTTTCTTCAGCTATTAAGTAGATAGAATATTGGAggctcatagggttgttgtaaggactTATTAAGGAAATCAATGTTAAAAGTTCAGGCCAGGTCCTGGCACAATTATATATCACCTACTGTCTGCTGTGCACTGTTCTGAGCACTCCAGTTTATATTAACTCATCATATCTTCATCAAATTCCTATGAGGTTGGACCAGAATTATCATGcccgttttacagatgtggaaactgaggttcagagaagttaaggggCTTGCTAACATGTGGCAGAGCTAGAATTCTAATCCGGATAGGCTGTCTCCAAAGTTCATGCTCTTGGCTACTACCCAATACTCTCTCCCAAGGCAATGTCAGCAAAGATTATGGGACTCCTGGGCATTCTATTTCCTGGCCTGCCCTGGCACTCATGGCTGGGGCTGAAGGTATGGGAAGTCCTTGCTGCTTATCTCCCCCTCTCCGTCTTAAGAAATGTGTTTGCCTACAGCAGGTGTCTCATAATTGCTAAGGTTCTGCAGCGGGGCTGTGGCATCCTTGCTGCATGCTAATGGCACCTCCTTGTCTCCCTGGTGTTTCCGCCTTCCAGCTTGCTAACCGTGAGGGACCGAGAGATCTGTGCTGATCCCAGACTGCCCTGGGTGAAGAAAATTCTCCAGAGGCTGGACCAATGAGGCAGG
This window harbors:
- the CCL22 gene encoding C-C motif chemokine 22, whose translation is MHLLITSALILAYLHLSWDTQDESMASLQTPLLAALILLAMILQATEAGPYGANVEDSICCRDYIRHPLPLRLVKYYYWTSESCRRPGVVLLTVRDREICADPRLPWVKKILQRLDQ